The Lysobacter capsici genome has a segment encoding these proteins:
- the hflX gene encoding ribosome rescue GTPase HflX codes for MFERSKKGEHALLIQPHAGGAPDEDLLEEFADLARSAGATVAAVITARIDKPNAAILIGSGKLDEVKAAADASGADLILVNHRLSPGQERNLEKLLERRVVDRTGLILDIFSQRAHSAEGKLQVELAQLKHMSTRLIRGWTHLERQRGGSIGLRGPGETQLETDRRLLQKRLEQLQKRLDKVEVQRTQMRRARMRSELPRVALVGYTNAGKSTLFNAMTGADAYAADQLFATLDPTVRRIDLPGGGAVLADTVGFVRDLPHDLVAAFRSTLSEAREADLLLHVIDAADPLRDERIAQVDEVLADIGAGDLPQLLVFNKIDRLDDVAPRIDRPGEGKNRVWVSARDGKGLDLLREALGEALQLRHVTGSVRIASQDARLRARLHELGAVRSEQADEHGWVVEVDLAVTDAERLFAQANGEALRPLLETVQAPT; via the coding sequence ATGTTTGAGCGTTCCAAGAAGGGCGAACACGCCCTGCTGATCCAGCCTCATGCCGGCGGTGCGCCGGATGAGGACCTTCTGGAAGAATTCGCCGATCTGGCGCGGTCGGCGGGCGCCACGGTGGCCGCGGTCATCACCGCGCGCATCGACAAGCCCAATGCGGCGATCCTCATCGGCAGCGGGAAGCTCGACGAGGTCAAGGCCGCGGCCGACGCCAGCGGCGCCGACCTGATCCTGGTCAACCACCGGCTGTCGCCGGGCCAGGAGCGCAACCTGGAGAAGCTGCTGGAGCGGCGGGTGGTCGACCGCACCGGCCTGATCCTCGACATTTTCTCCCAGCGCGCGCACAGCGCCGAGGGCAAGCTGCAGGTCGAACTGGCCCAGCTCAAGCACATGTCGACCCGGCTGATCCGCGGCTGGACCCACCTGGAGCGCCAGCGCGGCGGTTCGATCGGCCTGCGCGGCCCGGGTGAAACCCAGCTCGAAACCGATCGCCGGCTGCTGCAAAAACGCCTGGAGCAACTGCAAAAGCGCCTGGACAAGGTCGAAGTGCAGCGCACCCAGATGCGCCGCGCGCGCATGCGCAGCGAGCTGCCGCGGGTGGCGCTGGTCGGCTACACCAACGCCGGCAAGTCGACCTTGTTCAATGCGATGACCGGCGCCGACGCGTATGCCGCCGACCAGTTGTTCGCAACGCTCGACCCGACCGTGCGCCGGATCGATCTGCCCGGTGGCGGCGCGGTATTGGCCGATACGGTCGGGTTCGTGCGGGATTTGCCGCATGACCTGGTCGCCGCGTTCCGCTCGACCCTGTCGGAGGCGCGCGAGGCCGATCTGCTGCTGCACGTGATCGACGCCGCCGACCCGCTGCGCGACGAGCGCATCGCCCAGGTCGACGAGGTGCTGGCCGATATCGGCGCCGGCGATTTGCCGCAATTGCTGGTATTCAACAAGATCGACCGGCTCGACGACGTGGCCCCGCGCATCGACCGCCCGGGCGAGGGCAAGAACCGGGTCTGGGTATCGGCCCGCGACGGCAAGGGCCTGGACCTGCTGCGCGAGGCGCTGGGCGAGGCCCTGCAACTGCGCCACGTTACCGGCAGCGTGCGGATCGCCTCGCAGGACGCGCGTTTGCGCGCGCGCCTGCACGAGCTCGGCGCGGTGCGCTCCGAACAGGCCGACGAGCACGGCTGGGTGGTCGAAGTCGACCTCGCGGTGACCGACGCCGAGCGCCTGTTCGCCCAGGCCAATGGCGAGGCATTGCGCCCCTTGCTTGAGACCGTTCAGGCCCCCACCTAG
- the hflK gene encoding FtsH protease activity modulator HflK — translation MAWNTPGSDNSGDNRPSRQRKPQGRGLDALIDPLRGLFGGGGGGILRWVALLVGLWMVFNCFVLVTEQERGVVLRFGVFSRVLQPGPHFKAPWPIESVRKVNATQSKAYSETVPVLTRDGNMVNVEINVQYRIESPYQYLFGSREPEEVLKQAAQSAVREQIGRSDLDTVLGARSVLTTQVRQRLQGSLKDYETGLTVTELNLPNARPPDEVKDAFDEAQRANADKTTSINEAQAYAKKIVPEARGNAQRIRTTAEGYKTSTVARAEGEATHFSLLVDQYKNAPDVTRKRMWLDTVQDVLSQNRKIVGGDSRQVLYVPMADRNGVAVTPGPVSVPLTQPELLNPVTATESTVPYVGRPTRPKTRDEVMR, via the coding sequence ATGGCCTGGAACACCCCCGGCAGTGACAATTCCGGCGACAACCGACCGTCGCGGCAACGCAAACCCCAAGGCCGCGGCCTCGACGCGCTGATCGATCCGCTGCGCGGGCTGTTCGGCGGCGGAGGCGGCGGCATCTTGCGCTGGGTCGCGTTGCTGGTCGGCCTGTGGATGGTGTTCAACTGCTTCGTGCTGGTGACCGAGCAGGAACGCGGCGTGGTCCTGCGCTTCGGCGTGTTCTCGCGCGTGCTCCAGCCCGGCCCGCACTTCAAGGCGCCGTGGCCGATCGAGAGCGTGCGCAAGGTCAATGCGACCCAGAGCAAGGCCTATAGCGAGACCGTGCCGGTGCTGACCCGCGACGGCAACATGGTCAACGTCGAGATCAACGTCCAGTACCGGATCGAGTCGCCGTACCAGTACCTGTTCGGTTCGCGCGAACCCGAGGAAGTGCTCAAGCAGGCCGCGCAGAGCGCGGTGCGCGAGCAGATCGGCCGCTCCGACCTGGACACCGTGCTCGGCGCGCGCAGCGTGCTGACCACCCAGGTGCGCCAGCGTTTGCAGGGTTCGCTCAAGGATTACGAGACCGGCCTGACCGTCACCGAGCTCAACCTGCCCAACGCGCGCCCGCCCGACGAGGTCAAGGACGCGTTCGACGAAGCTCAGCGGGCCAACGCCGACAAGACCACCTCGATCAACGAGGCCCAGGCCTACGCCAAGAAGATCGTGCCCGAAGCGCGCGGTAACGCCCAGCGCATCCGCACCACCGCCGAGGGCTACAAGACCTCGACCGTGGCCCGCGCCGAAGGCGAGGCGACCCACTTCTCGCTGCTGGTCGACCAGTACAAGAACGCGCCCGACGTGACCCGCAAGCGGATGTGGCTGGACACCGTGCAGGACGTGCTGAGCCAGAACCGCAAGATCGTCGGCGGCGATTCGCGCCAGGTGCTGTACGTGCCGATGGCCGATCGCAACGGCGTGGCGGTCACCCCCGGTCCGGTCAGCGTGCCGCTGACTCAACCCGAGTTGCTCAACCCGGTGACCGCGACCGAAAGCACCGTGCCCTATGTCGGCCGACCGACGCGCCCGAAGACCCGTGACGAGGTGATGCGATGA
- a CDS encoding DUF2065 domain-containing protein, whose amino-acid sequence MAGELIRALCLVAVLEGLFLFVAPNGWKRAAEQLQALPDKQLRIVGGIVVAVGVIALWVLRSS is encoded by the coding sequence ATGGCCGGTGAACTGATACGAGCGCTGTGCCTGGTCGCAGTGCTCGAAGGCCTGTTCCTGTTCGTCGCGCCCAACGGCTGGAAGCGCGCGGCCGAACAATTGCAGGCGCTACCCGACAAGCAACTGCGTATCGTCGGCGGCATCGTCGTCGCGGTCGGGGTGATCGCGCTGTGGGTCTTGCGCAGCAGCTGA
- the hfq gene encoding RNA chaperone Hfq has product MSKGQSLQDPFLNALRRERVPVSVYLVNGIKLQGTIESFDQFVVLLRNTVSQMVYKHAISTVVPARNVRVGPGGGYVQSADGSDGGDEAE; this is encoded by the coding sequence ATGTCTAAGGGGCAATCCCTGCAGGATCCTTTCCTGAATGCGCTGCGTCGCGAACGCGTACCGGTGTCGGTCTACCTGGTCAACGGCATCAAGCTGCAGGGCACGATCGAATCGTTCGACCAGTTCGTGGTGCTGTTGCGCAACACCGTCAGTCAGATGGTCTACAAACACGCCATTTCCACCGTCGTCCCCGCGCGCAACGTCCGCGTCGGCCCGGGCGGCGGCTATGTCCAGTCGGCCGACGGCAGCGACGGCGGCGACGAAGCGGAATGA
- the hflC gene encoding protease modulator HflC, which yields MRVPALIAAGVALLLALMGSMFVVNAGHSAMIFRLGTVVRSDLGPGLHFKWPLIESQRVFDLRLKILPAEPERYLTADKLDVSVDFFAVGQIKDMRRFFQATGGDESVAAERLAPIIRDSLRNEINSLKLLDVVKGDREAVIGKQLVAINKGAATLGVQIKDIRIKRIDLPQDSNVLASVYNQMKSQRLQVASQLRAEGFELAQAIRATADRDKTVILAEAERDAQRSRGEGDAEATRIYGIAANKDPAFFAFQRSLESYRKSFADGQSVIVLDRDDPFLQYLKSDR from the coding sequence ATGAGAGTTCCCGCCCTGATTGCCGCGGGCGTCGCCCTGCTGTTGGCCCTGATGGGGTCGATGTTCGTGGTCAACGCCGGTCACAGCGCGATGATCTTCCGCCTGGGCACCGTGGTGCGCAGCGACCTTGGCCCCGGCCTGCACTTCAAGTGGCCGCTGATCGAAAGCCAGCGCGTGTTCGACCTGCGCCTGAAGATCCTGCCGGCCGAGCCCGAGCGTTACCTGACCGCCGACAAGCTCGACGTCAGCGTCGATTTCTTCGCCGTGGGCCAGATCAAGGATATGCGCCGTTTCTTCCAGGCCACCGGCGGCGACGAAAGCGTCGCGGCCGAGCGTCTGGCGCCGATCATCCGCGATTCGCTGCGCAACGAGATCAACTCGCTCAAGCTGCTCGACGTGGTCAAGGGCGATCGCGAAGCGGTGATCGGCAAACAACTGGTCGCGATCAACAAGGGCGCGGCGACCCTGGGTGTCCAGATCAAGGACATCCGGATCAAGCGCATCGACCTGCCGCAGGACAGCAACGTGCTGGCGTCGGTGTACAACCAGATGAAGTCGCAGCGCCTGCAGGTCGCCAGCCAGCTGCGCGCCGAAGGTTTCGAACTGGCGCAGGCGATCCGCGCCACCGCCGACCGCGACAAGACCGTGATCCTGGCCGAAGCCGAGCGCGACGCCCAGCGTTCGCGCGGCGAGGGCGATGCCGAGGCCACCCGCATCTACGGCATTGCCGCCAACAAGGACCCGGCGTTCTTCGCCTTCCAGCGCAGCCTGGAGAGCTACCGCAAGTCCTTCGCCGACGGCCAGAGCGTGATCGTGCTGGACCGCGACGATCCGTTCCTGCAATACCTCAAGTCCGATCGCTGA
- the miaA gene encoding tRNA (adenosine(37)-N6)-dimethylallyltransferase MiaA, whose product MNVSADPRPLAIALMGPTASGKTALALEWARRLDAEIVSVDSALVYRGLDIGAAKPSAQEQAAVPHHLIDVREPWQPYSAAEFALDARRAMDAIAARGRLPILAGGTGLYFHALLQGLSEMPQADPAMRAQLGIEAEQRGWAALHAELARIDPRAAARIHATDAQRIQRALEVYRLSGRSISHWREQAPPPRLPYRVLKLVLAPAERAVLHGRIEQRFDAMLAQGFLDEVRGLRALPQLQAHPQPLDLPAIRAVGYRQAWEHLDGAYPAAEFRDRGIYATRQLAKRQLTWLRGELDARWFDPLRDAAELEHALRLFAGARLRGAGHAA is encoded by the coding sequence ATGAACGTTTCCGCCGATCCACGCCCGCTCGCCATCGCCCTGATGGGGCCGACCGCCTCGGGCAAGACCGCGCTCGCGCTGGAGTGGGCGCGGCGGCTGGATGCGGAGATCGTCAGCGTCGACTCGGCCCTGGTCTACCGCGGCCTCGACATCGGCGCGGCCAAGCCGTCGGCGCAGGAACAGGCGGCGGTGCCGCATCACCTGATCGACGTGCGCGAGCCGTGGCAGCCGTATTCGGCTGCCGAGTTCGCGCTCGACGCGCGCCGCGCCATGGACGCGATCGCCGCGCGCGGGCGGCTGCCGATCCTGGCCGGAGGCACCGGGCTGTACTTCCACGCTTTGTTGCAGGGGCTGTCGGAGATGCCGCAGGCCGATCCGGCGATGCGCGCGCAGCTCGGCATCGAGGCCGAACAACGCGGCTGGGCCGCGCTGCACGCCGAGCTGGCCCGGATCGACCCGCGGGCCGCCGCGCGTATCCACGCCACCGATGCCCAGCGCATCCAGCGCGCGCTCGAGGTCTATCGCCTGTCCGGCCGCAGCATCAGCCACTGGCGCGAGCAGGCGCCGCCGCCGCGATTGCCGTATCGGGTGCTCAAGCTGGTGCTGGCGCCGGCCGAGCGCGCGGTGCTGCACGGCCGCATCGAGCAGCGTTTCGACGCGATGCTGGCGCAGGGTTTCCTCGATGAAGTCCGCGGCCTGCGCGCGTTGCCGCAGTTGCAGGCACATCCGCAGCCGCTGGACCTGCCGGCGATCCGCGCGGTCGGCTATCGCCAGGCCTGGGAGCATCTGGACGGCGCTTACCCGGCGGCCGAGTTCCGCGATCGCGGCATCTACGCCACCCGCCAGCTGGCCAAGCGCCAGCTGACCTGGCTGCGCGGCGAACTTGACGCGCGCTGGTTCGATCCTTTGCGCGACGCGGCCGAACTGGAGCATGCCTTGAGGCTGTTCGCCGGCGCCCGGCTGCGCGGGGCGGGGCACGCCGCTTAG